A window of the Enterobacteriaceae bacterium 4M9 genome harbors these coding sequences:
- a CDS encoding cupin domain-containing protein encodes MTGKTHYLSLLLTLCAFSAQSQDAQVKITPADSQRAVYGAPENFTGQVVVAPLFPAGPDIHASGGYVTFEPGARSAWHTHPAGQRLIVTAGVGLTQEEGQPVQVIRVGDMVSCPPGVKHWHGAAPDSAMTHLAITGTVDGKNVQWMEKVTDEQYLAR; translated from the coding sequence ATGACGGGAAAAACACATTACCTCTCACTGTTGCTGACACTGTGCGCATTTTCTGCCCAGTCGCAGGATGCACAAGTAAAAATTACCCCGGCAGATAGCCAGCGCGCCGTTTACGGCGCACCAGAGAATTTCACCGGCCAGGTTGTGGTGGCGCCGCTGTTTCCGGCGGGTCCAGACATTCACGCCTCCGGCGGCTACGTCACCTTTGAACCCGGCGCGCGCTCGGCCTGGCACACCCATCCGGCAGGCCAGCGGCTGATAGTGACCGCTGGCGTGGGCCTGACGCAAGAGGAAGGCCAACCGGTACAGGTTATCCGCGTGGGCGATATGGTGTCATGCCCGCCAGGTGTAAAGCACTGGCACGGTGCCGCGCCCGACAGCGCCATGACGCACCTGGCAATAACCGGCACGGTGGATGGCAAAAATGTGCAATGGATGGAGAAAGTGACGGATGAACAATATCTTGCGCGTTAA
- a CDS encoding heavy metal sensor histidine kinase, whose protein sequence is MKEKSLPERSISKHLALMFALSALLIVSAIGVLMRTSLYDSLQKQMHNELLFRESLMSPWITARASAHGWPTLANKFTGLANSEGERVRYWIVSDNPVFNVGGAPPVGVQWSVLHEGFNKMPGATKDACPLYILVKTIPANGARPALRYIVAIDSTPYMSTLETFTHRLLLVAAFGVLLAALLGYLVSRIGLRPVGALGKQAQQLAPGCHGQRLDTAALPEELQQLAHSFNGVLERQEIAWRQLDSFNADVAHELRTPLTNLIGQTQLGLARRRSHEELEELLGSNLEELERMTSIVNDMLFLSHAHAGEHASQLTQVSLRKETLKTAEYVEPSFAEKQLKLEVTGDVLAHIDRRLFHRSLANLLENSARHSPAQSTVTVQLSEQNHQARVAVSNPGEPIAPAHLHRLFERFYRVDSSRARSDTHHGLGLSIVRAVAIMHQGDVFAHSEGGINTFGLTFALRPDATPLQETIALTQSETSIPLST, encoded by the coding sequence GTGAAAGAAAAAAGCCTGCCTGAACGCTCCATCTCAAAGCACCTGGCGCTGATGTTTGCGCTATCTGCACTGTTGATTGTCTCGGCGATTGGCGTGCTGATGCGCACCTCGCTGTACGACTCACTGCAAAAACAGATGCACAACGAACTGCTGTTTCGCGAATCACTGATGAGCCCGTGGATAACGGCGCGCGCCTCCGCGCACGGCTGGCCAACGCTTGCCAATAAATTCACCGGGCTGGCCAACTCTGAAGGCGAGCGCGTGCGCTACTGGATAGTCAGCGATAATCCCGTTTTTAACGTGGGCGGCGCGCCGCCCGTCGGTGTGCAGTGGTCGGTGTTGCACGAGGGCTTTAATAAAATGCCCGGTGCAACTAAAGATGCCTGCCCGCTTTATATTTTAGTGAAAACCATACCGGCCAACGGCGCGCGGCCCGCGCTGCGCTACATTGTCGCCATTGATTCCACGCCCTATATGAGCACGCTGGAGACCTTCACACACCGGCTGCTGCTCGTTGCCGCATTTGGCGTGCTGCTCGCCGCGCTGCTGGGCTACCTGGTGTCACGCATTGGCCTGCGCCCGGTTGGCGCACTCGGCAAACAGGCACAACAGCTGGCGCCGGGGTGCCACGGCCAACGCCTGGACACCGCCGCATTGCCTGAAGAACTCCAGCAACTGGCGCACTCCTTTAATGGCGTGCTGGAACGCCAGGAAATCGCCTGGCGGCAGCTCGACAGCTTTAACGCCGACGTGGCCCATGAACTGCGCACCCCGCTGACCAATCTGATTGGTCAGACGCAACTGGGGCTTGCCCGCAGGCGTTCGCATGAGGAACTTGAAGAACTGTTAGGCTCAAACCTCGAAGAGCTTGAGCGCATGACCTCTATCGTGAACGACATGCTGTTCCTGTCTCACGCTCACGCGGGTGAACATGCCTCGCAGCTCACGCAGGTGTCGCTGCGTAAAGAAACGCTGAAAACGGCAGAATACGTTGAGCCGTCGTTTGCTGAAAAGCAGTTGAAGCTTGAGGTGACCGGCGATGTGCTCGCCCATATTGACCGGCGCTTATTCCACCGCTCGCTCGCCAACCTGCTGGAAAACAGCGCCCGGCATTCACCGGCGCAAAGTACCGTGACCGTGCAACTGAGCGAGCAGAATCACCAGGCCCGCGTGGCGGTTTCGAATCCCGGCGAGCCAATTGCGCCTGCCCATTTGCACCGCCTGTTTGAGCGCTTTTATCGTGTGGACTCCTCCCGCGCCAGAAGCGATACCCACCATGGCCTGGGCTTGTCGATTGTGCGGGCGGTGGCCATCATGCACCAGGGCGATGTTTTTGCGCACAGCGAAGGGGGCATCAATACCTTTGGGCTAACGTTTGCACTGCGGCCTGACGCTACGCCATTACAAGAGACGATAGCACTCACTCAAAGCGAAACGAGCATTCCCTTATCCACCTGA
- a CDS encoding heavy metal response regulator transcription factor yields the protein MRLLLVEDEEKTSTYLSRALGESGFKVDVSPDGVEGLHYALEIDYDAIILDVMLPGMDGYRVLEGLRACKQTPVLMLSARGAVDERVKGLRLGADDYLPKPFSLIELVARIQALVRRRTTDGADITQLHIHDLHLDLLARRVFRAGTRLELTAKEFSLLSLLARHQGEILSKMMIAEQVWDMNFDSDANVVEVAIKRLRAKVDAPFAAKLLHTVRGMGYVLEARAD from the coding sequence ATGAGACTACTGTTAGTGGAAGATGAAGAAAAAACGTCAACCTATCTTAGCCGGGCGCTGGGAGAGTCAGGGTTTAAGGTGGATGTCTCGCCAGACGGTGTCGAAGGCCTGCATTACGCGCTGGAAATTGACTACGACGCCATTATTCTTGACGTGATGCTGCCAGGCATGGACGGCTACCGGGTGCTGGAAGGCCTGCGCGCCTGCAAGCAAACGCCGGTGTTAATGTTGTCGGCCCGTGGCGCGGTGGATGAGCGCGTTAAAGGGCTGCGTCTTGGTGCTGATGATTATCTTCCCAAACCGTTTTCACTCATTGAGCTTGTGGCACGTATTCAGGCGCTGGTACGCCGACGCACCACCGATGGCGCCGATATCACGCAACTCCATATTCACGACCTGCACCTTGACCTGCTGGCCCGGCGCGTATTTCGCGCGGGCACCCGGCTGGAACTGACCGCCAAGGAGTTTTCTCTGCTGAGTCTGCTTGCCCGCCACCAGGGCGAGATCTTGTCGAAAATGATGATAGCCGAGCAGGTGTGGGATATGAATTTTGACAGCGATGCCAACGTGGTCGAGGTCGCCATTAAACGCCTGCGCGCCAAAGTTGATGCGCCGTTTGCCGCAAAACTGCTGCACACGGTGCGCGGCATGGGATATGTGCTTGAAGCGAGGGCAGATTAA
- a CDS encoding alpha/beta hydrolase — protein MKFTLLAALLLTGIAPALAADYRQNPFTLTYDGAITANVPGRVNIHQVKYDLNGIQIAANVYTPANYDPAKQYPAVVVAHPNGGVKEQVAGLYAQRLAGHGYITISADAASQGASGGMPRNVDKPANRIEDIHGMADYLSQYPGVDAARIGLLGICGGGGYSLQAAQTDKRIKALATLSMFDSGLVRRNGFQDSQLATVQQRLAQATQARIQEVTTGEVSYSGDATLTEAQIAKLPFTLYRQGYEYYGKTHAHPNATFRYTTSSLMALMRFDAQSNMALINQPLLMMVGTKADSRYMTESAFKKATGTRNKELFLIDNATHIDTYWVPRYVDLVTNKLTTFFGSTL, from the coding sequence ATGAAATTCACGTTGTTGGCGGCCCTGCTGCTGACGGGCATCGCCCCAGCCCTTGCCGCCGATTATCGACAAAATCCGTTCACACTGACCTACGACGGTGCAATCACCGCTAATGTGCCGGGCAGGGTCAACATCCATCAAGTAAAATACGACCTGAACGGCATTCAGATTGCTGCAAATGTCTATACGCCGGCAAATTATGACCCGGCCAAACAATATCCTGCTGTTGTTGTGGCTCATCCTAACGGCGGCGTGAAAGAGCAGGTAGCCGGGCTGTACGCCCAGCGCCTTGCCGGGCACGGCTATATCACTATTAGCGCGGATGCGGCTTCTCAGGGGGCCAGCGGTGGCATGCCGAGAAACGTTGATAAACCGGCAAACCGCATTGAAGATATTCACGGTATGGCCGATTACCTGAGCCAGTATCCCGGTGTGGATGCTGCCCGCATTGGGCTGCTGGGAATTTGCGGCGGCGGGGGATATTCACTCCAGGCGGCACAGACCGATAAGCGCATTAAAGCGCTGGCTACGCTCAGTATGTTTGACTCAGGCCTGGTGCGCCGTAACGGTTTTCAGGATAGCCAGCTTGCCACCGTCCAGCAGCGTCTGGCGCAGGCAACGCAGGCGCGCATTCAGGAGGTGACGACCGGTGAAGTGAGCTATTCCGGGGACGCGACGCTCACCGAGGCGCAAATTGCCAAACTGCCGTTTACGCTTTATCGCCAGGGCTACGAATACTACGGCAAAACCCACGCCCATCCGAACGCGACCTTTCGCTATACCACCAGTAGCCTTATGGCGTTAATGCGCTTTGATGCGCAAAGCAATATGGCGCTTATTAACCAGCCGCTGCTGATGATGGTCGGCACCAAAGCCGATTCGCGCTACATGACCGAAAGCGCCTTCAAAAAGGCGACTGGCACGCGCAATAAGGAGCTGTTTTTGATTGATAACGCCACACATATCGATACCTATTGGGTGCCGCGCTACGTTGATCTGGTAACGAACAAGCTGACGACTTTCTTTGGTAGCACACTGTAA
- a CDS encoding filamentous hemagglutinin N-terminal domain-containing protein, whose translation MLANAAVTMTNGTVGAANGVPVVNINGANANGISHNIYSKLDVGKEGLIFNNSQNGVNTTLAGQIAGNSNLASGTAKVILNEVTSTSKSALAGMMEVAGDKAHLIIANPNGISCSGCGFINTDKVTMTTGTPDMQNGELKGFSVKKGIITTEGVTSDSPTAIMARSVVVNGDINTSGQSLDIIAGNNYVDMNNQVTGSVTASGSRNTYSIDVSKLGGMYANRISLVSTENGVGVRNLGNIAAGTGGIQIDTKGQLINSNAQIASTGAVSVKTNGALQNVTGKILSDKTISIDTNKGAITNTRAGNIMSGADVYVSSGALDNTNGKVAATGTLALNTNNATLTNSGKGNTVGIEAGIVALQTGTLDNRNGQIKGYYVGASSTSVNNSNKGQIDSWGDVDLVSTGTVNNTGGLIRAATGHVLIDAAKATINNGSTKSGDTNSTDSLGIIAGDGGIQISAATLNNSGGQIVSSGTASILNTAALNNTSGKIQTEKGVSIKAASMTNSEGSTTSKGDINVETSGAITNRIGAYSSEEGAVNIKAGSVNNTAGLMQANDISITSTGAVNNSTALIVAKNNVTINTKGALSNQNSNNFGGWYGVYFGMPNQEGGLVGGGSVDITAASVNNDSSRIVAKTGPLKMNVSGTISSSRSMLIGGAGENSIKANTLTTNYSTIYSSGNMGIDVRTLNMSSNGNLLDNNATGIISSDGELAINLGTSFTNYGWINGKQKVTVKSDGILYNRNTIYSNNEVDVYGKTAVYNYNDMVGDAKLTVGSTGTIYNSSNMYTQGAAYVTGRTVTNTGSSAYLGGKQGLTLNATTVNGNGTYVGL comes from the coding sequence ATGCTGGCTAATGCCGCAGTCACGATGACGAATGGCACAGTGGGCGCGGCAAACGGCGTACCGGTTGTTAATATTAACGGCGCCAATGCTAACGGTATTTCTCATAATATCTACAGCAAGCTGGATGTGGGTAAAGAAGGCCTTATCTTCAACAATAGCCAGAATGGCGTGAATACCACCCTGGCAGGTCAGATTGCTGGTAACAGCAACCTGGCATCAGGCACGGCTAAAGTCATCCTTAACGAAGTCACCTCCACCAGCAAATCTGCGCTTGCGGGTATGATGGAAGTGGCCGGTGATAAAGCCCACCTGATCATCGCTAACCCGAACGGTATCTCCTGCTCCGGTTGTGGCTTTATCAACACGGATAAAGTAACGATGACCACCGGTACGCCGGATATGCAAAACGGCGAGCTGAAAGGCTTCTCTGTGAAAAAAGGGATAATCACCACTGAAGGTGTGACCTCTGACTCACCGACCGCCATCATGGCGCGTTCTGTCGTGGTTAATGGCGATATTAATACCTCCGGCCAGTCGCTGGATATCATTGCCGGTAACAACTACGTCGATATGAATAACCAGGTAACGGGTTCGGTGACCGCTTCTGGTTCACGTAACACCTACAGCATCGACGTGTCGAAACTGGGTGGTATGTACGCTAACCGCATTTCCCTGGTCAGCACCGAAAACGGTGTGGGTGTACGTAACCTGGGGAACATTGCTGCGGGCACTGGCGGTATTCAGATTGATACCAAAGGTCAGCTCATCAACAGCAATGCGCAAATTGCATCCACTGGCGCTGTCAGCGTGAAAACCAACGGTGCGCTGCAAAACGTGACCGGTAAGATTCTGAGCGACAAGACCATCAGCATTGACACCAACAAAGGTGCCATTACCAACACGCGCGCAGGTAACATCATGTCTGGCGCTGACGTTTACGTCAGCAGCGGAGCGCTCGACAACACCAACGGTAAAGTGGCCGCAACCGGTACGCTGGCGCTGAACACCAATAACGCAACCCTGACCAACAGCGGCAAAGGCAACACGGTGGGGATTGAAGCGGGTATTGTTGCACTGCAGACCGGTACGCTCGACAACCGCAATGGCCAGATTAAAGGCTATTACGTTGGCGCTTCTTCTACCAGCGTGAACAACAGCAACAAAGGGCAGATTGATTCCTGGGGCGACGTTGACCTGGTCAGCACCGGCACCGTGAACAATACCGGCGGTCTTATCCGTGCGGCAACGGGCCACGTACTGATTGATGCGGCGAAAGCCACCATCAACAACGGCTCGACCAAATCTGGTGATACCAACAGCACTGACTCACTGGGCATTATCGCCGGTGACGGCGGCATTCAGATTTCGGCCGCTACGCTGAATAACTCCGGTGGCCAGATTGTTAGCTCAGGTACCGCAAGCATTCTGAACACCGCAGCGCTCAACAACACCAGCGGTAAAATTCAGACTGAGAAAGGCGTGTCCATCAAAGCCGCGTCTATGACTAACAGTGAGGGTTCTACCACCTCTAAAGGCGATATCAACGTTGAAACGTCGGGCGCTATCACGAACCGCATTGGCGCGTACTCTTCTGAAGAAGGCGCGGTGAACATCAAAGCGGGCAGCGTGAATAACACCGCCGGTCTGATGCAGGCGAATGATATCAGCATCACGTCTACTGGCGCAGTCAACAACAGCACCGCGTTGATAGTCGCCAAAAACAACGTCACCATTAATACCAAAGGCGCGCTGTCTAACCAGAACAGCAACAACTTTGGTGGCTGGTATGGCGTGTACTTCGGTATGCCGAATCAGGAAGGTGGCCTTGTGGGCGGTGGCTCTGTGGATATCACCGCAGCCAGCGTGAACAACGACAGCAGCCGTATTGTTGCCAAAACTGGCCCGCTGAAAATGAACGTCAGCGGCACTATCTCCAGCAGCCGCAGCATGCTGATTGGCGGCGCAGGTGAAAACAGCATCAAAGCTAACACCTTAACCACCAACTACTCCACCATCTATAGCTCCGGCAACATGGGGATTGATGTCAGAACGCTGAACATGTCCAGCAACGGCAACCTGCTCGACAACAACGCCACTGGCATCATCTCATCAGACGGTGAACTGGCTATCAACCTTGGCACCAGCTTTACCAACTACGGCTGGATCAACGGCAAGCAGAAAGTCACGGTTAAGTCAGATGGCATTCTGTACAACCGCAACACCATTTACTCCAACAACGAAGTTGATGTTTACGGTAAAACGGCCGTTTACAACTACAACGACATGGTAGGTGATGCGAAGCTGACCGTTGGTTCAACCGGCACTATCTATAACTCCAGCAACATGTACACCCAGGGTGCTGCTTACGTTACGGGTAGAACAGTCACCAACACCGGTTCTTCTGCTTATCTCGGCGGCAAGCAGGGTCTGACCCTGAATGCGACGACGGTAAACGGCAACGGAACTTACGTCGGTCTGTAA
- a CDS encoding ShlB/FhaC/HecB family hemolysin secretion/activation protein: MNSRIKLLVLCLAFGCHFQAVAEVNLDRFIRAQDDIDKSTRQENRVVKKDVYSSVENKALTGSELPVEENCITLNELVLENDFLNDAGLKKIKSTIAGQCLGVKGIEVLSTNIQDHYINAGYVTTRVTIPDQDLSSKKLVLSVVPGRVERIIIANNDVRDWILPFKSGEILNIRDLEQGLEVLQKVPGLDVKIGIEPASQEGYSNIVISTGRKKNWNVRAWVNNWGDEATGKRLAGGAGYLYNLAKMNDVFYVSASKNVEHVNGGYKSFSSYYSVPFGYWDYEAFYSNSESRQAVGERSLGLKYIGKSEYFSLKGTRVLYRDQVRKIAASAEVIKRNVDYHINEVELELQKRNMTNLRFGLNYKQNFTGALLDSTLSWQRFVPWFGANETADMQTGDVSKESHIFSLDVNYTKLLNVKMVDAYYDLKFNAQYSPGSLTLQDQYFLGSRWNVRGFENSSGLYGNKGFYAQNNINFITGFKGVEWYVGMDYGQIWGDLTQSGNYNGKQLMGAATGLKGNINTLGYDFSVSAPLIYPSAMDVDKLNVNFNVSYQL, translated from the coding sequence ATGAATAGCAGAATAAAATTACTCGTGCTTTGTCTTGCCTTTGGCTGTCATTTTCAGGCCGTGGCTGAGGTTAACTTAGACCGATTTATCAGGGCGCAGGACGATATCGATAAAAGTACCCGTCAGGAAAACCGGGTGGTAAAAAAAGACGTCTATTCCAGTGTGGAAAATAAGGCGTTAACGGGCAGTGAACTGCCGGTGGAGGAGAACTGCATTACGCTCAATGAGCTGGTGCTGGAAAATGATTTTCTCAATGATGCCGGGCTTAAAAAAATAAAATCAACGATTGCCGGGCAATGCCTGGGTGTGAAAGGTATTGAGGTTCTTTCCACTAACATCCAGGACCATTATATTAATGCAGGCTACGTGACCACACGGGTGACGATTCCAGACCAGGATTTATCGTCCAAAAAACTCGTACTTTCTGTGGTGCCGGGGCGTGTAGAGCGAATTATTATCGCCAATAACGACGTGCGCGACTGGATATTGCCGTTTAAAAGCGGCGAAATACTCAATATTCGCGACCTGGAGCAGGGCCTCGAAGTATTGCAAAAGGTGCCTGGGCTGGATGTGAAAATTGGCATTGAGCCAGCAAGCCAGGAAGGTTACAGCAATATTGTTATCAGCACCGGGCGCAAAAAGAACTGGAACGTCAGGGCATGGGTCAATAACTGGGGCGATGAAGCAACAGGTAAACGCCTGGCCGGTGGCGCAGGTTATTTGTATAACCTGGCAAAAATGAATGATGTGTTTTATGTCTCAGCGTCTAAGAACGTTGAGCACGTTAACGGTGGTTATAAAAGCTTCAGCTCTTATTACTCCGTGCCGTTTGGCTACTGGGACTATGAAGCCTTTTACAGTAACAGTGAGTCCAGGCAGGCGGTGGGCGAGAGAAGCCTTGGCCTGAAATATATTGGTAAAAGTGAATACTTCAGCCTGAAAGGCACGCGCGTACTGTATCGTGACCAGGTCAGAAAAATTGCCGCCAGCGCAGAAGTGATTAAGCGCAACGTTGATTACCACATCAACGAAGTGGAGCTTGAGTTGCAAAAAAGGAACATGACCAATTTGCGCTTTGGCCTGAACTACAAACAGAATTTTACCGGTGCTTTACTGGATAGCACGCTTTCCTGGCAGCGTTTTGTACCGTGGTTTGGCGCAAATGAGACTGCCGATATGCAGACAGGGGATGTCAGCAAAGAAAGTCACATTTTCAGCCTGGACGTTAATTATACAAAATTATTAAACGTTAAAATGGTTGACGCTTATTACGATTTAAAATTTAATGCACAATATTCACCCGGTTCGTTGACGCTACAGGATCAGTATTTTCTTGGTAGCCGCTGGAACGTCAGAGGGTTTGAGAACAGCAGTGGCCTTTACGGTAATAAAGGCTTTTACGCCCAGAATAATATTAACTTCATTACCGGCTTTAAAGGCGTTGAGTGGTATGTCGGTATGGATTACGGGCAAATCTGGGGCGACCTCACACAATCAGGCAACTATAACGGTAAGCAGCTTATGGGAGCGGCTACCGGCCTTAAAGGCAATATCAACACGCTGGGGTATGATTTTTCTGTTTCTGCGCCGCTGATTTATCCGAGTGCCATGGATGTGGATAAACTCAACGTTAACTTTAACGTGTCGTATCAACTTTGA
- the acpS gene encoding holo-[acyl-carrier-protein] synthase, whose amino-acid sequence MFVGTDIVEVERIKKAIERGGMDFLQRVFTRQEILKINPDDIDYERASGFWAAKESVVKAVGLGFRNGILFHDAEVEHDEYGCPRFLLTGKLKEIMTQKNITQIALSISHCRTHAVAVAIIS is encoded by the coding sequence ATGTTTGTTGGAACCGATATTGTAGAAGTGGAGCGGATCAAAAAAGCGATAGAGCGCGGAGGAATGGATTTTCTGCAGCGCGTATTTACTCGCCAGGAAATACTTAAAATTAATCCGGATGACATTGATTATGAGCGCGCCTCCGGATTTTGGGCTGCCAAGGAGTCGGTTGTAAAAGCTGTGGGATTAGGGTTTCGCAATGGCATCCTGTTTCATGACGCTGAAGTTGAACACGACGAATATGGTTGTCCACGATTCCTGTTAACAGGGAAACTAAAAGAAATAATGACGCAGAAAAACATCACGCAAATCGCGCTGAGTATTTCCCATTGTCGGACCCATGCGGTGGCCGTTGCGATTATTTCTTAA
- a CDS encoding SDR family oxidoreductase → MYKYNDLNNKDVLVTGASGDIGLAICAKFLEQNCRVYALYHSNASDLDTLKSSHPQGENLHILQCNLADKEAVIALCQHLTENVKKLDVLVNNAGIVRDSLFAAMSLEDFSTVIDTNLLSTFMLTKEALMLLRSSDSAAIVNVASIAAIIPSVGQSNYSASKGALLGFTRTLAAELAPRGVRVNAVAPGMIESKMVKKVSRTVVRDVTNSIPLKRLGKCDEVANTIVYLSSSASSYIVGQTIVIDGGLVMR, encoded by the coding sequence ATGTATAAGTATAACGATCTCAATAACAAGGATGTCCTGGTCACCGGTGCCAGCGGTGATATCGGGTTAGCGATTTGCGCAAAATTTCTGGAGCAGAATTGTCGCGTTTACGCACTTTACCATTCCAATGCAAGCGATCTCGACACGCTTAAAAGCAGCCACCCGCAGGGCGAGAATTTGCATATTTTACAGTGCAACCTGGCCGATAAAGAGGCGGTTATCGCCCTGTGCCAGCACCTGACGGAAAATGTGAAGAAGCTGGATGTGCTGGTGAACAACGCCGGTATTGTGCGCGACAGCCTGTTCGCTGCCATGAGCCTTGAGGATTTCAGTACCGTTATCGACACCAACCTGTTGAGCACCTTTATGCTCACCAAAGAAGCGCTGATGCTGCTGCGCTCATCTGACAGTGCGGCGATTGTTAACGTCGCCTCCATCGCGGCCATTATTCCCAGCGTGGGGCAGAGCAACTACAGCGCCTCAAAAGGCGCGCTGCTCGGATTTACCCGTACGCTTGCCGCCGAGCTTGCGCCACGCGGCGTGCGCGTTAACGCGGTCGCACCGGGCATGATCGAATCCAAAATGGTGAAGAAAGTCTCCCGCACCGTGGTGCGCGATGTGACGAACTCCATTCCGCTCAAGCGTCTGGGTAAATGCGACGAAGTCGCCAATACCATCGTGTATCTGAGTTCTTCGGCTTCCAGCTATATTGTGGGTCAGACCATCGTTATCGATGGCGGCCTGGTGATGCGGTGA
- a CDS encoding beta-hydroxyacyl-ACP dehydratase, producing the protein MAKYAIPSKVFLEMGGWRQPLIMVDRIDDFKYGDNGYVQVIKHVTYNEPYLLGHFPEDPIMPGVIISEIFGQASEYFSFLCDICDIWKAQHGEELKTLRDIHARVGDENMRQIIRTRRSQVRGVLAAQNLKFKDIAYPGDTIEVVSKLAFSDSNGFKHYSVSAHVGKKLISQGTIINFREVK; encoded by the coding sequence ATGGCTAAATACGCAATCCCCTCAAAAGTCTTTCTGGAAATGGGCGGCTGGCGCCAGCCGCTGATTATGGTTGACCGGATTGATGATTTTAAATACGGCGATAACGGTTATGTGCAGGTGATTAAGCATGTGACCTATAACGAACCTTATCTGCTGGGCCATTTCCCGGAAGACCCGATTATGCCGGGCGTTATTATTTCCGAGATTTTTGGTCAGGCCAGCGAGTATTTTTCATTTCTTTGCGATATCTGCGATATCTGGAAAGCGCAGCATGGCGAAGAACTGAAAACACTACGTGATATTCACGCCCGCGTGGGCGATGAAAACATGCGCCAGATTATCCGCACCCGTCGCTCTCAGGTGCGTGGAGTGCTGGCGGCGCAGAACCTCAAGTTTAAAGATATCGCCTATCCAGGGGATACGATTGAAGTTGTCAGCAAGCTCGCGTTTTCTGACAGCAATGGGTTCAAACATTATTCGGTTTCAGCGCACGTTGGTAAGAAATTGATTAGCCAGGGCACGATTATTAACTTCCGCGAAGTTAAATAA